A window from Leptospira meyeri encodes these proteins:
- a CDS encoding single-stranded DNA-binding protein: MKNLSYIILDGNLTADPEEKTIAGGKSLANFTVAVNHTSNNQEGKDKEDVSFFEVEAWEKLGENCVEYLRKGSKVTVMGNLKQNRWKTSDGENKSKFRVIASTVRFDSMRKKEEKVA; encoded by the coding sequence ATGAAAAATCTATCGTACATCATTCTGGACGGAAATCTCACCGCTGATCCAGAGGAGAAAACTATTGCAGGAGGTAAGTCTTTGGCCAATTTCACAGTTGCTGTCAATCACACTTCTAATAACCAAGAAGGAAAAGATAAGGAAGATGTTTCTTTCTTTGAGGTAGAAGCCTGGGAAAAACTTGGGGAAAACTGCGTTGAATACCTAAGGAAAGGAAGTAAGGTCACTGTGATGGGAAATTTGAAACAAAACCGTTGGAAAACTTCTGATGGAGAAAACAAATCTAAGTTTCGAGTCATTGCTTCTACTGTCCGCTTTGACAGTATGAGAAAAAAAGAAGAGAAGGTCGCTTAA
- a CDS encoding DUF3332 family protein has translation MKKILKTTLVGLLSFGLLSNCFGKFGAVKAVYSFNGNIQIGTGKLAGFFRSLLMIFPLYFAYGIGSFLDIVIFNLIEFWTDRNPIAMAEYDFDGKLVKEYSQDGQTITLTYTEWGKVLKMEAPTQKGTEAVYFLKEKPEKAFRLINGKYVEILQTSGPILPPAGVKLI, from the coding sequence ATGAAAAAAATATTAAAAACGACTCTCGTTGGACTTTTGTCTTTCGGTTTGTTGTCGAATTGTTTTGGAAAATTTGGAGCAGTAAAAGCAGTTTATTCTTTTAATGGAAACATCCAAATTGGAACGGGGAAACTTGCTGGTTTCTTTCGATCCCTTTTAATGATTTTCCCACTTTATTTCGCTTATGGAATCGGAAGTTTTTTAGACATCGTAATCTTCAACTTGATTGAGTTTTGGACAGACAGAAATCCAATTGCAATGGCTGAATATGACTTCGACGGAAAACTTGTAAAAGAATACTCTCAAGATGGACAAACCATCACTCTTACATATACTGAATGGGGTAAAGTTTTGAAAATGGAAGCTCCTACTCAAAAAGGAACTGAAGCTGTGTATTTCCTAAAAGAAAAACCAGAAAAAGCATTCCGTTTGATCAATGGAAAGTATGTAGAAATCCTACAAACTAGCGGACCGATCCTCCCTCCTGCTGGCGTAAAACTCATCTAA
- a CDS encoding MBOAT family O-acyltransferase, giving the protein MIFSDFEYFVFFLFVFFTVWYVFPAIFSNQSRETRILHVFLLISSYFFYMSWDYRFGALILLSTAIDYYVGLKLASESREKIRYYLLLFSLITNLVFILGFFKYYNFVVNSINSVTNPMFGADVLPVLKIILPAGISFFTFQSLSYTIDVYRKEIPAEKDFIRFALFVSFFPQLVAGPIVTARTFMPQLYSPKKLEDIEFRVAIRFFMLGYFKKAVLSDMVAPTIDAIYADPAGHHAYALLIAAALGGIQVYLDFSGYSDMAIGSAMLLGYKLPTNFNLPFLATSVSGFWRRWHMTLNSWLRDYIYIPMGGSRVTSVRRKFNLWFTMFVSGVWHGAQWTFVFWGSLNGVFYVLEEVWKEWFPDKKNDPETKHWYDVPIWLFQNILNSSIFFLGAVFFRSLTWENAWIHIRGIFTFQAGQIRPYMWKDFLWIMGFLYLGHIIGYFIFERGKGKQIPASLEFALYPILFLVLNLATPENSVPFIYFQF; this is encoded by the coding sequence TTGATCTTTTCTGATTTTGAATACTTTGTCTTCTTTCTCTTCGTTTTTTTTACGGTTTGGTACGTATTCCCCGCTATTTTTTCGAATCAATCTAGAGAAACAAGAATCTTACATGTTTTCCTACTCATTAGTAGTTATTTCTTTTACATGTCTTGGGACTATCGTTTTGGTGCTCTCATTTTGCTTTCCACAGCTATTGATTATTATGTAGGTCTGAAGCTTGCATCCGAATCGAGAGAAAAAATAAGATACTATCTTTTGCTTTTCAGTTTGATTACAAACTTAGTTTTTATTTTAGGATTTTTTAAATACTATAATTTTGTTGTGAATTCTATTAACTCTGTCACCAATCCCATGTTTGGTGCTGATGTTCTGCCTGTATTAAAAATTATCCTTCCTGCAGGGATTTCTTTTTTTACGTTCCAATCTTTGTCTTACACCATTGATGTTTACAGAAAAGAAATTCCTGCCGAAAAGGATTTCATTCGTTTTGCCTTGTTTGTGAGTTTTTTCCCTCAGTTGGTCGCAGGCCCGATTGTGACAGCAAGAACCTTTATGCCCCAATTATATAGTCCCAAAAAACTGGAAGATATCGAGTTTCGTGTTGCGATTCGTTTTTTTATGTTGGGTTATTTTAAAAAGGCTGTTCTTTCCGATATGGTAGCTCCAACCATTGATGCCATTTATGCAGACCCAGCCGGACACCACGCCTATGCATTGTTAATTGCCGCTGCTCTTGGTGGAATCCAAGTATATTTAGATTTTAGTGGTTATTCTGATATGGCGATTGGGAGTGCCATGTTACTCGGTTACAAACTTCCCACAAACTTCAATTTACCTTTTCTCGCTACATCTGTCTCTGGATTTTGGCGCCGTTGGCATATGACCTTAAATTCCTGGTTACGTGATTATATATATATTCCAATGGGCGGTAGCAGAGTAACGTCCGTAAGACGAAAATTCAACCTTTGGTTTACAATGTTTGTGAGTGGCGTTTGGCACGGAGCCCAATGGACTTTTGTATTTTGGGGTTCACTAAACGGTGTTTTTTATGTTTTGGAAGAGGTTTGGAAGGAATGGTTCCCGGACAAAAAGAACGATCCAGAGACCAAACATTGGTATGATGTTCCTATTTGGCTCTTTCAGAATATTCTCAATAGCTCCATTTTCTTTTTGGGGGCAGTTTTCTTTCGTTCTCTTACTTGGGAAAATGCTTGGATTCACATTCGGGGAATATTTACATTCCAGGCCGGACAAATTCGTCCTTATATGTGGAAGGATTTCCTTTGGATCATGGGCTTTTTGTATTTGGGCCATATCATTGGGTATTTTATCTTTGAAAGGGGAAAAGGCAAACAAATCCCGGCCAGTTTGGAGTTTGCCCTGTATCCAATTCTTTTCCTTGTCTTAAATTTAGCTACACCAGAAAATTCCGTTCCGTTCATTTACTTTCAGTTCTAA
- a CDS encoding PilZ domain-containing protein — MESERRLPRISPGDFSEFQVQLDLEGITLFGKLGNISEEGLCFLGEDDLLSDEIESQVLGSIVWAKGTKRMFFEGTVMWTQTSKIKNVVYYIAGIQFQERLNLTDSMLARSLEIK, encoded by the coding sequence ATGGAAAGTGAACGAAGGCTTCCAAGAATATCTCCAGGAGACTTTTCCGAGTTTCAGGTCCAATTGGATTTGGAAGGAATCACACTTTTCGGAAAGTTAGGGAATATTTCGGAAGAGGGCCTTTGTTTTTTGGGTGAGGATGACTTACTCAGTGACGAAATCGAATCCCAAGTTTTGGGAAGTATAGTTTGGGCAAAAGGCACCAAACGGATGTTCTTTGAAGGTACAGTGATGTGGACCCAAACTTCCAAAATTAAAAATGTCGTTTATTATATTGCGGGAATCCAGTTTCAGGAAAGGCTCAATCTTACTGATTCCATGCTTGCACGTAGTTTGGAGATCAAATGA
- a CDS encoding lysophospholipid acyltransferase family protein, with protein MIPDNKQKPYSKTKYIILSWVVHLIVRVWYLFVRNQKFIIPDESAKVIEKGSGYIIAVFHETTLSLYRHATQYLKRKKKADMVALVSQSKDGEIIHQTFARSGLRSVRGSSTRGGTGAFRNILKEMKQGAVPIFTVDGPKGPRREVKPGVIVTASLTGFPILYLHSCYDRAYTFKSWDRHFFPKFGARLFIQYGEPFFVPKGLSESQMDEYAKKLEIAMGKNAESLESYVRGLFPYNSIDVPPKL; from the coding sequence TTGATTCCAGATAACAAACAAAAACCCTATTCTAAAACCAAATACATCATCCTTAGTTGGGTGGTTCACTTGATCGTGAGAGTTTGGTATCTATTTGTTCGAAACCAAAAGTTTATCATTCCAGATGAGAGTGCCAAGGTGATTGAAAAAGGCTCTGGTTATATCATTGCAGTTTTTCATGAAACTACATTGTCTCTTTACCGGCATGCGACTCAATATTTGAAACGCAAAAAAAAAGCAGATATGGTCGCCCTTGTTTCTCAATCCAAAGATGGAGAAATCATCCACCAAACCTTTGCTCGGTCAGGACTCCGTTCAGTTCGGGGATCATCCACAAGAGGAGGAACGGGTGCCTTTCGTAATATTTTAAAAGAGATGAAACAAGGTGCAGTTCCCATTTTTACTGTCGATGGTCCCAAAGGCCCAAGACGTGAGGTAAAACCTGGAGTCATCGTGACGGCATCTCTGACTGGGTTTCCCATCTTGTATTTGCATTCTTGTTATGATAGAGCCTATACTTTTAAAAGTTGGGATAGGCATTTTTTTCCAAAATTCGGAGCGAGGTTATTCATCCAATACGGGGAACCTTTCTTTGTTCCCAAAGGTCTTTCGGAGAGCCAAATGGATGAATATGCCAAAAAATTGGAAATTGCCATGGGAAAAAATGCGGAATCTCTGGAATCTTATGTGCGAGGGCTCTTCCCATACAATTCTATTGACGTACCGCCTAAACTCTAA
- the metK gene encoding methionine adenosyltransferase has product MSSLKNYIFTSESVSEGHPDKVCDQISDAILDAYLAQDPKSRVACETLVTTNLVVIAGEITSKGKVDTQEVARDVIRKIGYNDINMYFDADFAVVASHVHAQSPDIAQGVNEGEGLHTEQGAGDQGLMFGFAIAETPELMPAPLYYSHKLLEHLSDLRHTGKIDWLRPDAKSQVTIQYEDGKPKKVDTVVISTQHKPGVTHKQIEEAVIEECIKKIIPKELLTNTRYFINPTGKFEIGGPHGDTGLTGRKIIVDTYGGMGRHGGGAFSGKDPSKVDRSAAYIGRYIAKNVVAAGLAHKCEVQLAYAIGVAEPVSVLVDTFGTGTISDEEIAKRVLANFKLTPKGIVDGLDLLGKGRKYQETAAYGHFGRTGNTFTWEKTDKAEALKKG; this is encoded by the coding sequence ATGTCATCTCTCAAAAACTATATCTTCACTTCCGAGTCCGTATCTGAAGGACACCCAGACAAAGTCTGCGACCAAATTTCCGATGCCATTCTCGATGCGTATTTAGCCCAAGATCCAAAATCCCGTGTTGCTTGTGAAACTCTTGTGACGACAAATCTCGTAGTCATCGCCGGCGAGATCACCAGTAAAGGAAAAGTGGACACTCAAGAAGTGGCCCGTGATGTGATCCGTAAAATCGGTTATAACGATATCAATATGTACTTTGATGCTGACTTTGCAGTTGTTGCTTCCCATGTACATGCTCAGTCTCCAGACATTGCCCAAGGGGTAAACGAAGGAGAGGGACTTCATACGGAACAAGGTGCTGGTGACCAAGGTCTTATGTTTGGTTTTGCGATTGCTGAAACACCAGAGCTTATGCCTGCTCCTCTATACTACTCACACAAACTTTTAGAACATTTGTCTGATCTTCGTCACACTGGAAAAATTGACTGGTTGCGTCCTGATGCAAAATCACAAGTCACCATTCAATATGAAGATGGAAAACCAAAGAAAGTGGATACTGTTGTGATCTCCACGCAACACAAACCAGGTGTCACTCATAAACAAATCGAAGAAGCTGTGATTGAAGAATGTATCAAAAAAATCATTCCAAAAGAACTTTTAACGAATACACGCTACTTCATTAATCCAACTGGTAAATTTGAAATTGGTGGGCCACATGGTGATACAGGTCTTACTGGACGTAAGATCATCGTAGATACTTACGGTGGAATGGGTCGTCATGGTGGTGGAGCGTTCTCTGGAAAAGATCCTTCAAAAGTAGATCGTTCTGCAGCATATATCGGCCGTTATATTGCGAAAAACGTAGTGGCTGCTGGTCTTGCTCATAAATGCGAAGTACAACTTGCTTATGCAATTGGTGTTGCGGAACCAGTATCGGTACTTGTGGATACCTTTGGAACAGGAACTATCTCTGATGAAGAAATTGCAAAACGAGTTTTAGCAAATTTCAAACTCACTCCAAAAGGAATCGTAGATGGTCTTGATCTTCTTGGAAAAGGAAGAAAATACCAAGAAACTGCGGCTTATGGTCACTTTGGTAGAACAGGTAACACATTTACTTGGGAAAAAACTGATAAAGCAGAAGCTTTAAAAAAGGGATAA
- a CDS encoding transketolase family protein has protein sequence MGAPSQSTADKKATRDAYGEALVELGASRQDVVVLDADLSGSTKTADFKKKFPERFFNVGVAEQNLVGHAAGLALSGFVPFASSFAMFLSGRAWEVVRNSVVYPKLNVKLVASHGGITVGEDGASHQCIEDFAIMRVIPEMTVICPSDFNETKQVIHAIADYKGPVYVRVGRPAIPVIERENYKFQIGKAELISEGKDVCIIANGVMVNEAMTAVGLLKEKGIHASLLNMATIKPLDKEAIIAKAKECGAIVTCEEHNVVGGLGSAVSELLSEEYPVPVIKVGMKDTFGKSGTWSGLLDYFGLRAKDVVSHAEIAISKKKK, from the coding sequence ATGGGAGCACCTAGCCAATCCACAGCAGATAAAAAAGCAACAAGAGATGCCTACGGCGAAGCCTTAGTTGAGTTAGGTGCATCTAGACAAGATGTTGTAGTTTTAGATGCGGACCTTTCCGGTTCCACTAAAACTGCAGATTTTAAGAAAAAATTTCCTGAACGGTTTTTTAACGTAGGAGTCGCTGAACAAAACTTAGTTGGTCATGCTGCAGGTCTTGCACTTTCTGGGTTTGTGCCTTTTGCTTCTAGTTTTGCTATGTTTTTATCTGGTAGAGCTTGGGAAGTGGTTCGGAACAGTGTCGTTTACCCAAAGTTAAACGTAAAACTCGTTGCTTCTCATGGTGGAATCACTGTGGGGGAAGATGGAGCTTCTCATCAGTGTATCGAAGATTTTGCCATCATGCGTGTCATTCCTGAAATGACTGTGATTTGTCCTTCTGATTTTAACGAAACAAAACAAGTCATCCATGCTATCGCTGATTATAAAGGCCCGGTTTACGTTAGGGTTGGACGACCAGCCATTCCTGTCATCGAAAGAGAAAACTATAAATTCCAAATTGGAAAAGCAGAACTCATTTCTGAAGGAAAAGATGTTTGTATCATTGCAAACGGTGTGATGGTGAACGAAGCCATGACGGCTGTGGGACTACTCAAAGAAAAAGGAATTCATGCAAGCCTTCTCAATATGGCTACTATCAAACCTTTGGACAAAGAGGCCATCATCGCCAAAGCAAAAGAATGCGGTGCCATTGTCACTTGTGAAGAACACAATGTGGTGGGTGGACTCGGATCTGCTGTTTCGGAACTTCTTTCTGAAGAATATCCTGTTCCTGTGATCAAAGTAGGAATGAAAGATACTTTCGGAAAATCAGGAACTTGGAGTGGTTTACTCGACTATTTCGGCCTCCGCGCAAAAGACGTAGTTTCTCACGCAGAAATCGCAATTTCCAAAAAGAAAAAATAA
- a CDS encoding ATP-dependent Clp protease adaptor ClpS, with the protein MTSSGASQPSILEETERKPRLSDGPWKVVLWDDDFHTYEYVIEMLMDVCQMPWEKAFQHAVEVDTRKKTIVFFGELEHAEFVHERILNYGPDPRMGTSKGSMTATLEK; encoded by the coding sequence ATGACCAGCTCTGGAGCATCCCAACCTTCCATTTTAGAAGAAACCGAACGAAAGCCCCGTCTTAGCGATGGGCCTTGGAAGGTTGTACTTTGGGATGATGACTTTCATACTTATGAGTATGTCATTGAGATGTTAATGGATGTTTGCCAAATGCCTTGGGAAAAAGCCTTTCAACATGCTGTGGAAGTGGACACCCGAAAAAAAACCATTGTCTTTTTTGGTGAATTGGAACATGCAGAGTTTGTTCACGAACGGATTTTGAATTATGGCCCCGACCCTAGGATGGGTACATCCAAAGGTTCTATGACGGCGACCCTTGAGAAATAA
- a CDS encoding glycogen-binding domain-containing protein, producing the protein MKFKSIRIAIILLFFTGIGIFAEDGMDWIGSFSAGELEMSDETEDQNTVYYLWQLESLKKNIAPRYIRYLDVESYVSSGKLIHRGILFTYNGLRDESVEICGSFNNWECSDMKRNQYGIYYTVIEPTQITDTYEEDPVYEYKFRVNGLLTYDPENFDKLEDGSGSYYSRFVLEGKDTDRQTKTIVLEDSANEERDLRTVKFQIYLPDAEVVRVVGNFNDWNPEHDFLKKDRKGVFTLEKKLLPGEYHYQFIVDGEYMLDTYNPTTNIKVDTNESVSSLLVPERNYALERKM; encoded by the coding sequence ATGAAATTCAAATCCATCCGTATCGCCATCATTTTACTCTTTTTTACCGGAATCGGAATCTTCGCTGAGGATGGAATGGATTGGATTGGAAGTTTTTCCGCAGGGGAACTCGAGATGTCAGATGAAACAGAGGACCAAAATACAGTCTATTATCTCTGGCAACTGGAAAGTCTCAAAAAGAATATTGCTCCACGTTACATTCGTTATCTCGATGTGGAATCTTACGTATCCTCCGGAAAACTAATACACCGAGGGATTCTTTTTACATACAACGGTTTACGTGATGAATCTGTGGAAATCTGCGGAAGTTTTAACAATTGGGAATGTTCCGATATGAAGCGGAACCAATATGGAATTTATTATACGGTGATCGAACCCACACAAATCACTGATACCTATGAAGAAGACCCAGTTTACGAGTATAAGTTCCGCGTGAATGGTCTTCTCACTTACGATCCTGAAAATTTTGATAAATTGGAAGACGGGTCCGGTTCTTATTACTCACGATTTGTTTTAGAAGGAAAGGATACAGACCGCCAAACGAAAACGATCGTTTTAGAAGATTCCGCAAACGAAGAACGCGACTTACGAACCGTCAAGTTTCAAATTTACTTACCCGATGCGGAAGTAGTGAGAGTGGTTGGAAATTTTAATGATTGGAACCCCGAACATGATTTTTTGAAGAAAGACAGGAAAGGTGTATTTACTCTCGAAAAGAAATTGTTACCGGGAGAATACCACTACCAATTCATTGTGGACGGGGAGTATATGTTGGATACTTACAATCCCACAACGAACATCAAAGTGGATACCAATGAATCCGTTTCATCGTTGTTAGTTCCAGAACGAAATTATGCCTTAGAACGTAAGATGTAA
- a CDS encoding WecB/TagA/CpsF family glycosyltransferase — translation MKQLSEIVHNSSKDERDILLEYQNIDVSKLETLNVLGIPIDNVTTDEAIAKLFRVLEKKEGMHHVLFLDPIKLMRMRPKKSLHRIAEKAGTILVEGAGIGWMTSGRLKERVTPIAVMMDLIRLAELKEFTAFIFGAKDEIVERIYFNLTRHFPKVRIVGRHAGHLDRQREMRVKEAIRKTGPDIIFLAMDFPDQEIWIENNTGYFGKAVVIGVGGALDMLSGADKKAPEWFKERGLIWLWRIIARPYRIQRMWETFYFFLLGIRERFRKH, via the coding sequence ATGAAGCAATTGAGCGAAATCGTTCACAATTCCTCAAAAGATGAGAGGGATATACTACTAGAATACCAAAATATCGATGTTTCCAAGTTAGAAACTCTAAATGTTTTGGGAATTCCCATCGACAACGTCACGACCGACGAAGCCATTGCCAAACTCTTTCGCGTGCTTGAGAAAAAAGAAGGCATGCACCATGTTTTATTTTTAGATCCCATTAAACTCATGAGGATGCGCCCGAAAAAGTCCCTCCACCGCATTGCAGAAAAAGCAGGAACCATTCTCGTGGAAGGGGCAGGAATTGGTTGGATGACCTCGGGAAGACTTAAAGAGAGAGTCACTCCAATTGCAGTGATGATGGATCTCATTCGTTTGGCCGAACTCAAAGAATTCACAGCATTTATCTTTGGGGCCAAAGACGAAATTGTAGAACGAATTTATTTTAATCTCACTAGACATTTTCCAAAAGTTAGAATTGTCGGAAGGCATGCGGGACATCTCGATAGACAAAGAGAAATGCGAGTCAAAGAAGCCATTCGTAAAACAGGCCCGGATATCATTTTTCTTGCGATGGATTTTCCAGACCAAGAAATTTGGATCGAAAACAACACAGGTTATTTTGGCAAAGCAGTTGTGATAGGTGTAGGTGGCGCCTTAGATATGTTATCTGGTGCTGACAAAAAAGCACCTGAATGGTTTAAGGAAAGAGGACTCATTTGGCTTTGGAGGATCATCGCAAGACCATACCGAATCCAAAGGATGTGGGAAACATTTTACTTCTTTCTATTAGGAATCCGCGAACGTTTCCGAAAACATTAA
- a CDS encoding MFS transporter produces MNQKQTKRETTYLRFFGLAELADHGARGILAFWVILGMAFFLFGDQNLIAPNMKNIGASLGITDPNEVDWKLGGIIPVLFFILGGVVSLSMGYLSQTFSRKNLLLATVLLGEIPCFLTAYVETYDQFLILRTLCGFGLGGIFPLLFSLIGDYFSSQSRAIATGYVSLAMGLGVGVGQLLGGILGGADPINGWRASFIYMSAPSFLFAAVYLFFCKEPKRGGAEGIVGDELSHKISLKDFKLLFESKTNLGAFLQGLPGCIPWGVFFVYLADYYEHTYHLSKEISAGMITFAAVGIFIGTFFGGVLGQILYNIKKTYQPLLCIGTTFFGVFPAILLLYSFDIVPYMGLFIALNIFTGIMISITGPNVRAVLLNVNEPKSRSAIFSIYNLTDDLGKGLGPVMSAVILGLTPDRGLALSISILFWIPCALAWLLILFNYEKDEDRMVQLMKQNVSNA; encoded by the coding sequence ATGAACCAAAAACAAACAAAACGAGAAACAACCTATCTGCGATTTTTTGGCCTCGCCGAACTTGCAGATCATGGCGCCAGAGGAATTTTAGCATTTTGGGTCATCCTAGGAATGGCCTTCTTTTTGTTTGGCGACCAGAACCTAATTGCTCCCAATATGAAAAATATCGGTGCTTCTTTGGGGATCACAGATCCAAATGAAGTTGATTGGAAGTTAGGTGGTATCATTCCCGTTTTGTTTTTTATTTTGGGTGGGGTTGTGTCCTTGTCTATGGGATACCTCTCACAAACTTTCTCTCGAAAGAACTTACTCCTCGCCACTGTCCTTCTTGGTGAAATTCCATGTTTTTTGACGGCGTATGTAGAGACTTATGATCAGTTTTTGATTCTTAGAACACTTTGTGGCTTTGGTCTGGGTGGAATTTTTCCACTCCTCTTTAGTTTGATCGGAGATTATTTTTCAAGCCAATCGAGAGCCATAGCAACGGGTTACGTGTCTTTGGCGATGGGACTTGGGGTAGGGGTTGGGCAACTTCTCGGTGGAATTTTAGGTGGTGCAGATCCCATCAACGGATGGCGTGCTTCCTTTATTTATATGTCTGCTCCTTCTTTTCTATTCGCTGCAGTTTATTTATTCTTTTGTAAGGAACCAAAACGTGGTGGTGCGGAAGGAATTGTTGGTGATGAGTTATCACATAAAATCAGTTTAAAAGATTTTAAATTACTTTTTGAAAGTAAAACCAACTTAGGAGCCTTTTTACAAGGCCTACCAGGTTGTATTCCTTGGGGAGTGTTCTTTGTTTATTTAGCAGATTATTACGAACACACATACCATCTTTCCAAAGAAATTTCAGCAGGTATGATTACTTTTGCAGCCGTAGGAATTTTTATTGGTACCTTTTTTGGTGGAGTGCTTGGACAAATTTTGTATAATATCAAAAAAACATACCAACCATTACTTTGTATTGGAACCACTTTCTTTGGAGTATTTCCTGCGATATTACTTCTTTATTCATTCGATATCGTTCCTTATATGGGTCTTTTCATTGCATTGAATATTTTTACAGGTATTATGATTTCGATCACAGGACCTAACGTACGTGCGGTGTTACTCAATGTGAACGAACCAAAATCTCGAAGTGCTATTTTCTCAATTTACAACTTAACTGATGATTTAGGGAAAGGACTTGGTCCTGTGATGTCAGCAGTGATTTTAGGATTAACTCCTGACCGCGGGCTTGCATTGTCCATTTCGATTCTTTTTTGGATTCCTTGTGCATTGGCATGGTTACTAATTTTATTTAATTATGAAAAAGATGAAGATAGAATGGTCCAGTTGATGAAACAAAATGTTTCAAATGCGTAA
- the mtnC gene encoding acireductone synthase — MNIKHNLLDIEGTTAPIAFVHQILFPYAKKHITRFLKDFQFSEVRWKEIQSEFEKDRNLREEGFLSRFCKPNSLTKMEPIVFSSDLIPSYFEYLIEKDRKFGPLKEIQGKIWKEGYESGEIKSTVYPDVPEFLKKAQESGIQNHVYSSGSVEAQILIYQYSELGDLRNYFVSYFDTAVGGKREKTSYENIARELKASPNQIRFFTDIVEEAEAAHAIGMDVVILNRPGNIPQKPHSFPIWDHL; from the coding sequence ATGAATATCAAACACAACTTACTCGATATTGAAGGGACAACAGCACCAATTGCTTTTGTCCATCAGATCCTTTTTCCTTATGCTAAAAAACATATAACACGTTTTCTAAAGGACTTCCAATTTTCGGAAGTCCGGTGGAAGGAAATCCAATCGGAATTTGAAAAAGATAGGAATCTCCGAGAGGAAGGTTTTTTATCTCGTTTTTGCAAACCAAATTCTCTGACAAAAATGGAACCGATTGTTTTTTCCTCAGATCTTATTCCTTCTTACTTCGAATATTTAATTGAGAAGGATCGGAAGTTTGGTCCATTGAAAGAAATCCAAGGTAAAATTTGGAAAGAGGGATATGAATCAGGAGAAATCAAAAGTACGGTTTATCCAGATGTACCTGAATTCTTAAAAAAAGCCCAAGAGTCAGGAATCCAAAATCATGTTTATTCATCGGGATCTGTGGAAGCACAAATTTTGATTTATCAATATTCGGAGTTAGGTGATCTTCGAAACTATTTTGTATCTTATTTTGATACAGCTGTTGGTGGAAAAAGAGAAAAAACAAGTTACGAAAATATCGCTCGTGAACTAAAGGCTTCTCCCAACCAAATTCGTTTTTTTACTGATATTGTAGAAGAAGCAGAAGCAGCGCATGCGATCGGAATGGATGTGGTGATTTTAAATCGGCCAGGAAATATACCGCAAAAACCACATTCCTTTCCTATCTGGGACCATCTTTAA
- a CDS encoding cytochrome c oxidase subunit 3: protein MHENNIKTNQSLWYPPGGILIWMIVLVEVLTFCLGIGSLVYDKSKDLTAFTYMQSHLNKSFAFWNTVFLLTSGFCIATAVYYRERNNFKFFTLLLFVSIFFGFAFLFLKFYEFREKWLLGFGLESSQFFSYYWLLTGFHYLHVVVGVIILFIIYISRKTISFENLEAGAVFWHMCDLIWLLLYPALYLIL, encoded by the coding sequence ATGCACGAAAACAACATAAAAACAAACCAATCGTTATGGTATCCACCTGGTGGAATTTTAATTTGGATGATTGTCCTTGTTGAAGTTTTGACATTCTGTTTAGGAATCGGCTCTCTTGTATATGATAAGTCAAAGGATCTCACTGCTTTTACTTATATGCAGTCACATTTAAACAAATCTTTTGCTTTCTGGAATACTGTATTTTTACTCACCAGCGGGTTTTGTATCGCAACCGCAGTGTATTACAGAGAAAGGAACAATTTTAAGTTTTTTACACTTTTGTTATTTGTTTCTATCTTTTTTGGATTTGCCTTTCTTTTTCTTAAATTCTATGAGTTTCGTGAAAAGTGGTTACTCGGATTTGGTCTCGAATCAAGCCAGTTTTTTAGTTATTATTGGTTACTCACTGGATTTCATTATCTACATGTGGTAGTCGGGGTCATCATTCTATTTATAATCTATATTAGCCGAAAAACAATTTCATTCGAAAATTTAGAAGCCGGAGCCGTATTTTGGCATATGTGTGATTTGATTTGGTTATTATTATATCCGGCTTTGTATTTAATTCTTTAG